The Xenopus tropicalis strain Nigerian chromosome 2, UCB_Xtro_10.0, whole genome shotgun sequence genome window below encodes:
- the atp5po gene encoding ATP synthase subunit O, mitochondrial gives MAALGSFSVKVRSFSTSAVRPISKLVKPPIQVYGLEGRYATALYSAATKQKKLDQVEKELTRISALIKDPKLSGVITNPHVKRALKQKTVGDIMAKEKLSPLTVNFVNLLAENGRLSQASDVISSFAKIMSAHRGEVLCSVTTASPLDEANLTELKSALNGFLAKGETLKLETKTDATILGGMIVSVGDKYIDMSTKAKIQKLTKIMRETV, from the exons ATGGCAGCGTTAGGGAGCTTCTCAGTGAAG GTTCGTTCCTTCAGCACCAGTGCTGTCCGGCCAATTTCCAAGCTGGTCAAG CCCCCTATTCAGGTGTATGGCCTGGAGGGTCGCTATGCCACTGCACTGTATTCCGCTGCTACAAAGCAGAAGAAGCTGGACCAGGTGGAGAAGGAACTGACCAGAATATCG GCACTTATTAAGGATCCCAAGTTGTCTGGCGTCATCACAAACCCACATGTTAAACGCGCCCTCAAACAGAAGACTGTCGGCGATATTATGGCAAAGGAGAAGCTCTCCCCTCTGACTGTCAACTTTgtca ACCTGCTCGCTGAGAACGGGCGCCTGAGTCAGGCCTCTGATGTCATCTCTTCATTTGCAAAGATCATGAGCGCGCACCGGGGGGAAGTCCTGTGCTCCGTCACTACCGCCTCA CCCCTGGATGAAGCCAATCTGACAGAACTGAAATCTGCTCTCAACGGCTTCCTGGCAAAGGGGGAGACATTAAAGCTGGAGACAAAG ACTGATGCAACGATCCTGGGAGGGATGATTGTCAGCGTGGGAGACAAATACATTGACATGTCCACCAAAGCCAAGATCCAGAAACTGACCAAGATCATGAGAGAGACTGTGTAA
- the smim11a gene encoding small integral membrane protein 11A isoform X3: protein MPEVNWKVLENFPLLLYILAAKTILLCLAFAGVKIYQSKKIEARLKLEREARLRRKAEKEEMDEGEEMDEKDEMDKKDD, encoded by the exons ATGCCGGAGGTTAATTGGAAG GTGTTGGAGAACTTTCCGCTGCTCCTGTACATTCTAGCAGCTAAAACCATCCTGCTATGCCTGGCATTCGCTGGGGTTAAGATCTATCAGAGCAAGAAGATTGAAGCAAGGTTAAAGCTGGAGCGGGAAGCGAGACTAAGAAGGAAAGCTGAGAAAGAGGAAATGGATGAAGGAGAG GAAATGGACGAGAAAGACGAAATGGACAAGAAAGATGACTAA
- the smim11a gene encoding small integral membrane protein 11A isoform X2: MPEVNWKVLENFPLLLYILAAKTILLCLAFAGVKIYQSKKIEARLKLEREARLRRKAEKEEMDEGEEMDDGEEMDEKDEMDKKDD; this comes from the exons ATGCCGGAGGTTAATTGGAAG GTGTTGGAGAACTTTCCGCTGCTCCTGTACATTCTAGCAGCTAAAACCATCCTGCTATGCCTGGCATTCGCTGGGGTTAAGATCTATCAGAGCAAGAAGATTGAAGCAAGGTTAAAGCTGGAGCGGGAAGCGAGACTAAGAAGGAAAGCTGAGAAAGAGGAAATGGATGAAGGAGAGGAAATGGATGATGG AGAGGAAATGGACGAGAAAGACGAAATGGACAAGAAAGATGACTAA
- the smim11a gene encoding small integral membrane protein 11A isoform X1 → MPEVNWKVLENFPLLLYILAAKTILLCLAFAGVKIYQSKKIEARLKLEREARLRRKAEKEEMDEGEEMDDGEEMDEGEEMDEKEEMDEKDEMDKKDD, encoded by the exons ATGCCGGAGGTTAATTGGAAG GTGTTGGAGAACTTTCCGCTGCTCCTGTACATTCTAGCAGCTAAAACCATCCTGCTATGCCTGGCATTCGCTGGGGTTAAGATCTATCAGAGCAAGAAGATTGAAGCAAGGTTAAAGCTGGAGCGGGAAGCGAGACTAAGAAGGAAAGCTGAGAAAGAGGAAATGGATGAAGGAGAGGAAATGGATGATGGGGAGGAAATGGATGAAGGAGAGGAAATGGATGAGAAAGAGGAAATGGACGAGAAAGACGAAATGGACAAGAAAGATGACTAA